Proteins encoded in a region of the Podarcis muralis chromosome 6, rPodMur119.hap1.1, whole genome shotgun sequence genome:
- the SPHKAP gene encoding A-kinase anchor protein SPHKAP isoform X3 codes for MAGKSTLKVPPSNFESPLMYEVSEHQSSGTDSSGSSLGSSVTACKKVLCSNSLLESTDYWFQNQRTPCQIGIVEDQLEKNYASVCFVNLDAHEGNCSDELMKQRLIGISPNLPKLISSMNVQPPKENEIILLSGLTSGSLQAGFEVPQCSWLADVCLVQCARGNRKNSTNCIIFEINKFLIGLELVQEKQLHIEASILKPEDDTNCSVSSIEEDFLTASEHFEDESEADEYKNGQEKLNVAESSAEFKKHGGKGLESLQCKNPRLPFALEANCINKDSAAPARISSSSDEDLNAEGEDSVLRTVDKANKHWKSGTAGKSKPPSNTDDLEDSSRGDTDNSDVLEDVLLAAATKEESISLDDAAEEQDIRLDPLDCRDERTDNPPMQNEQATAGQFATNLAESVLQDAFIRLSQSTFTKEAAISISAGSSLTPAAYAAQDAMASRPWNELPKIVIVQSPDGSENTSEWPGSSLPNLCPWSDAERPREAADWLQDNSGGTQSALEVALACAATVLGTISSPHAAEKLKREQEAADSQTISNEELEGNSAQGVSNSPPVDYSFPSALCGMTQVASAVAVCGLGDKKDDKYPAASGGLLSAAETSAAITLHCSIAVGSSMENLNNSVAQALFKEASLVLAKPETYRNLGDFMESVNGKIVQAVTKPSVPPLEEVIVDELAQNLSNVILRHSVEEVRKKQLNTRSESNVDLSTQDVFIATANKLLFDVLYFTCKKMSDITQLTESLSTFAEDNLSWQVMESQPRESTNDLLQPSPDNSDNKPPSTFCGSSPNIGVVPTTKDVKEEIVLETRESAAPRAASPPRVNAHSSPSGKTSPKKRYLKRTARECYKSIHPSSSNHTKKELRSFTGREDTTLANECRHGIQERPSSNSAPSTESHEKHVCGDTWHNEAQLSLSLLGNQGLLPSQPLLQLKHPADKYCVADFAEELAETVVSMATEIAAICLDNSNGKQPWFCAWKRGGEYLMPQALSCRTMKRKKEAQSSGSVVRKHRPPRLSEIKRKTDEHPELKERLMNRVVDESINLDDTLDPCNSFANEVAAKIVNLAEFSVADNAWQSPNHPRNRLHCDRWSRVNASSCESIPEEDSDSKGSANTLGLTNTLGQPISRTSSVSKQSSCESITDEFSRFMVNQMENEGREFDLLLDYYAGKNANSILTSAMQQVAKKNGHLNVRPSCPSKQSSTESITEEFYRYMLKEIEKENRENVSSARSAKDWSSNLLPPSQRSPFCFRQSSMPDSRSSASRLTVNVPIKANSLDGFSRNGHRDSLSVEPISTASSTGLCKSDSYLYQRCRTDQATDMLIHETWANSIKALMCKNKIIANDAEVSELDQHPHDSPQHVQQYANRLAANIVESGKTLIVHYQDSANRDHAADSSHVPIGMQKNCKPIGDRIDLDVKKPHSSPPGFFPTNHTSCSVCLREVPLIQIETEQREDFDEVSEPLAEVNVASGKPRGYLSKQKRAEADSGRHLDSSTNSSLTIRSDPEPQASKEAKAVEEFPVPPSSSDESTGSSWCQLANDEDNPEDTSSYLQLSERSMSELVDENTFHNKMPEKVEECASGLSTGTANGQKDLLVINFDLEPECPDAELRTTLQWIAASELGIPMIYFKKSQENRIEKFLDVVQLVHEKSWKVGDIFHAVVQFCKLHEESRERTPSLFDWLLELG; via the exons GTTTGCTTTGTGAATCTGGATGCTCATGAAGGTAACTGCAGTGATGAACTAATGAAACAG AGGTTGATTGGTATCTCTCCAAATCTCCCGAAGCTTATCAGCTCTATGAATGTACAGCCTCCCAAAGAGAATGAAATCATCCTGCTGAGTGGATTGACTTCAGGGAGCCTTCAGGCTGGTTTTGAAGTACCCCAG TGTTCTTGGCTGGCAGATGTCTGTCTGGTTCAGTGTGCAAGAGGAAACAGAAAGAACAGCACAAACTGCATCATCTTTGAAATAAACAAGTTTCTGATTGGGCTGGAGCTTGTGCAGGAGAAGCAGCTGCACATCGAGGCCAGCATCTTAAAGCCTGAGGATGACACTAACTGCTCTGTGTCCTCAATAGAAGAAGATTTTCTTACAGCTTCCGAACACTTTGAAGATGAGAGTGAGGCCGATGAATATAAAAACG GTCAGGAAAAACTGAATGTCGCCGAGTCCTCAGCAGAGTTCAAAAAGCACGGAGGGAAAGGACTCGAAAGCTTACAGTGCAAAAATCCCAGGTTGCCATTTGCTCTGGAAGCGAATTGTATTAACAAAGACAGCGCAGCTCCTGCTAGGATTTCAAGCTCGTCTGATGAGGACTTGAATGCTGAGGGCGAAGACAGCGTTTTGCGAACCGTGGACAAAGCCAATAAGCACTGGAAATCTGGTACAGCTGGGAAATCTAAGCCACCCTCTAATACTGATGATCTGGAAGACTCTTCCAGAGGTGATACAGACAATTCGGATGTGTTGGAAGACGTGTTGTTGGCCGCAGCAACCAAGGAGGAAAGTATTTCTCTGGATGATGCAGCAGAAGAACAAGACATTCGTTTAGACCCCTTGGATTGTAGAGATGAAAGAACAGATAATCCTCCCATGCAAAATGAACAGGCCACAGCAGGTCAGTTCGCTACAAATTTGGCAGAGTCGGTCCTGCAAGACGCGTTCATCAGGTTGTCTCAGTCTACTTTTACCAAAGAGGCTGCCATCAGCATCTCTGCTGGTAGCTCCTTAACTCCAGCTGCATATGCAGCACAGGATGCGATGGCTTCGCGGCCATGGAACGAACTCCCCAAAATTGTCATAGTTCAGAGTCCAGACGGCTCCGAAAACACATCTGAATGGCCTGGATCTAGCTTACCAAATTTGTGTCCTTGGTCTGACGCTGAGCGTCCCCGTGAAGCTGCAGACTGGTTGCAAGACAACAGTGGAGGCACTCAAAGTGCCTTGGAGGTGGCTTTGGCCTGTGCCGCTACAGTCCTTGGCACAATATCGAGCCCACATGCCGCAGAGAAGCTCAAAAGAGAACAGGAAGCCGCGGACTCTCAAACAATTTCTAATGAAGAGTTGGAGGGAAACTCTGCCCAAGGCGTCAGTAACAGCCCACCTGTGGATTACTCATTCCCATCTGCCCTGTGTGGCATGACTCAAGTAGCAAGTGCTGTTGCAGTTTGTGGTCTTGGTGACAAGAAAGATGATAAGTATCCTGCAGCCTCCGGTGGACTCTTGTCTGCTGCAGAGACGTCGGCAGCCATCACTCTTCACTGTAGCATAGCCGTAGGGAGCAGCATGGAGAATCTGAACAATAGCGTTGCACAAGCATTATTCAAGGAGGCATCCTTAGTGTTAGCCAAGCCAGAAACGTACAGAAACCTAGGCGACTTTATGGAATCTGTAAATGGGAAAATTGTCCAGGCTGTGACAAAGCCCTCAGTTCCCCCTTTGGAGGAAGTGATTGTTGATGAACTTGCTCAGAACTTGTCCAATGTTATTCTGAGACACTCGGTGGAAGAGGTCAGGAAGAAGCAGCTAAACACACGATCTGAAAGTAACGTAGACCTCAGTacccaagatgtttttattgcaaCTGCAAATAAGCTGCTTTTTGATGTGCTGTACTTCACTTGTAAGAAAATGAGCGATATCACACAGCTCACTGAGTCTTTAAGTACTTTTGCTGAAGATAATCTTAGCTGGCAGGTAATGGAGAGCCAACCAAGGGAGTCTACAAATGATCTATTACAACCATCTCCAGACAACTCTGATAATAAGCCTCCTAGTACTTTTTGTGGCAGTAGCCCTAACATTGGTGTTGTACCCACAACAAAAGACGTCAAAGAGGAAATTGTGCTGGAGACCCGGGAATCGGCCGCACCTCGTGCAGCTTCACCACCTAGGGTCAATGCCCATAGTTCTCCTTCTGGAAAAACGTCTCCCAAAAAAAGGTATTTGAAAAGAACTGCAAGAGAGTGCTACAAATCCATACATCCCAGTAGCAGCAATCATACAAAGAAAGAACTCCGGTCGTTTACCGGCAGAGAAGACACAACGCTAGCCAATGAATGCAGACATGGCATTCAGGAACGCCCATCTTCCAACTCTGCACCAAGTACAGAAAGTCATGAAAAGCATGTGTGTGGTGACACATGGCACAATGAAGCCCAACTCAGCCTCTCCTTATTGGGTAATCAGGGTTTGTTGCCTTCCCAACCTCTGCTACAGTTGAAGCATCCAGCAGATAAATACTGTGTAGCAGATTTTGCAGAGGAATTGGCAGAGACGGTGGTCTCTATGGCAACGGAAATTGCTGCCATTTGCCTTGACAATTCAAACGGCAAGCAACCTTGGTTCTGCGCGTGGAAAAGAGGCGGCGAGTATTTGATGCCCCAAGCTTTGTCATGCCGAACCATGAAAAGGAAGAAGGAGGCACAGTCCAGCGGATCGGTCGTGAGAAAGCATCGGCCGCCCAGGCTTAGTGAGATCAAGAGGAAAACGGATGAGCACCCTGAGCTAAAAGAAAGGCTTATGAACAGGGTGGTGGACGAATCCATTAACCTTGATGACACACTGGATCCATGCAATAGCTTTGCCAATGAAGTAGCTGCTAAAATTGTGAATTTGGCTGAGTTCTCTGTGGCTGATAATGCGTGGCAAAGCCCAAACCACCCTCGAAATAGACTGCACTGTGACAGGTGGAGCAGAGTCAACGCATCCAGCTGTGAAAGCATTCCCGAGGAGGACTCCGATTCCAAAGGCTCTGCAAATACTTTGGGTCTCACAAACACTTTAGGGCAGCCAATAAGCAGGACCAGCTCTGTCTCCAAACAGTCCAGCTGCGAGAGCATCACGGACGAGTTTTCAAGGTTTATGGTCAACCAGATGGAAAATGAAGGTCGAGAGTTTGATTTACTACTTGACTACTATGCTGGGAAGAATGCAAATAGCATCTTGActtctgcaatgcaacaagttgcCAAGAAAAATGGCCACCTCAATGTGAGGCCAAGTTGCCCATCCAAACAGTCCAGCACAGAAAGTATAACAGAAGAATTTTATAGATATATGCTGAAGGAAATTGAAAAGGAAAATAGAGAGAATGTGTCTTCTGCTAGGAGTGCCAAGGACTGGAGTAGCAATTTATTACCTCCTTCCCAACGCTCACCTTTTTGTTTCAGACAGTCCTCGATGCCCGATAGCAGAAGCTCAGCTTCTAGGCTAACAGTGAATGTGCCCATCAAAGCAAATTCGTTAGACGGCTTCTCTCGCAATGGCCACAGGGATTCTTTAAGTGTAGAGCCAATCAGCACAGCTTCCTCTACAGGGCTTTGCAAATCAGACTCTTACCTGTACCAAAGATGTAGGACTGATCAGGCAACCGACATGCTGATTCATGAGACATGGGCGAATTCCATCAAAGCTCTAATGTGCAAGAACAAAATAATAGCAAATGATGCAGAAGTTTCTGAGCTTGACCAGCATCCTCACGACTCCCCACAGCATGTTCAACAGTATGCAAACAGGCTGGCTGCTAATATTGTTGAAAGTGGGAAGACTTTAATTGTCCATTACCAAGATTCTGCAAACAGAGATCACGCAGCAGACAGCAGCCATGTCCCAATAGGGATGCAAAAAAACTGTAAACCAATAGGAGACAGAATAGATTTAGATGTGAAAAAACCACATTCTTCACCCCCTGGATTTTTTCCTACCAACCATACAAGCTGTTCTGTATGCCTAAGGGAAGTGCCTTTAATTCAGATAGAAACAGAGCAAAGAGAAGACTTTGACGAAGTCTCAGAACCATTGGCGGAAGTTAACGTGGCCTCTGGGAAACCAAGGGGGTATCTCAGCAAACAAAAACGTGCGGAAGCAGATTCAGGAAGGCACCTGGATTCCTCAACAAACAGCAG CTTGACTATACGCAGTGATCCTGAACCTCAAGCTTCCAAGGAGGCCAAAGCGGTGGAAGAGTTTCCAGTCCCTCCCAGCAGCAGTGACGAAAGCACAGGTAGCAGCTGGTGCCAGCTGGCAAATGACGAGGACAATCCTGAGGATACAAGCAGCTATTTGCAACTCAGCGAGAGATCTATGAG TGAATTAGTAGATGAAAACACATTCCACAACAAAATGCCAGAAAAGGTAGAAG AATGCGCTTCTGGCTTATCCACCGGAACAGCCAATGGGCAAAAGGATCTCTTGGTGATCAACTTTGACCTGGAACCAGAGTGCCCTGACGCAGAATTGCGTACCACCCTTCAGTGGATCGCTGCATCAGAGCTTGGGATCCCCATGATCTATTTTAAGAAATCTCAGGAAAATAGAATTGAAAAG ttTTTAGATGTTGTGCAGCTTGTCCACGAGAAGTCCTGGAAAGTGGGCGATATCTTTCATGCCGTGGTACAATTCTGCAAACTCCATGAAGAAAGCAGAGAGCGGACTCCGAGCCTGTTTGACTGGCTACTCGAGTTGGGATAA
- the SPHKAP gene encoding A-kinase anchor protein SPHKAP isoform X4: MKQRLIGISPNLPKLISSMNVQPPKENEIILLSGLTSGSLQAGFEVPQCSWLADVCLVQCARGNRKNSTNCIIFEINKFLIGLELVQEKQLHIEASILKPEDDTNCSVSSIEEDFLTASEHFEDESEADEYKNGQEKLNVAESSAEFKKHGGKGLESLQCKNPRLPFALEANCINKDSAAPARISSSSDEDLNAEGEDSVLRTVDKANKHWKSGTAGKSKPPSNTDDLEDSSRGDTDNSDVLEDVLLAAATKEESISLDDAAEEQDIRLDPLDCRDERTDNPPMQNEQATAGQFATNLAESVLQDAFIRLSQSTFTKEAAISISAGSSLTPAAYAAQDAMASRPWNELPKIVIVQSPDGSENTSEWPGSSLPNLCPWSDAERPREAADWLQDNSGGTQSALEVALACAATVLGTISSPHAAEKLKREQEAADSQTISNEELEGNSAQGVSNSPPVDYSFPSALCGMTQVASAVAVCGLGDKKDDKYPAASGGLLSAAETSAAITLHCSIAVGSSMENLNNSVAQALFKEASLVLAKPETYRNLGDFMESVNGKIVQAVTKPSVPPLEEVIVDELAQNLSNVILRHSVEEVRKKQLNTRSESNVDLSTQDVFIATANKLLFDVLYFTCKKMSDITQLTESLSTFAEDNLSWQVMESQPRESTNDLLQPSPDNSDNKPPSTFCGSSPNIGVVPTTKDVKEEIVLETRESAAPRAASPPRVNAHSSPSGKTSPKKRYLKRTARECYKSIHPSSSNHTKKELRSFTGREDTTLANECRHGIQERPSSNSAPSTESHEKHVCGDTWHNEAQLSLSLLGNQGLLPSQPLLQLKHPADKYCVADFAEELAETVVSMATEIAAICLDNSNGKQPWFCAWKRGGEYLMPQALSCRTMKRKKEAQSSGSVVRKHRPPRLSEIKRKTDEHPELKERLMNRVVDESINLDDTLDPCNSFANEVAAKIVNLAEFSVADNAWQSPNHPRNRLHCDRWSRVNASSCESIPEEDSDSKGSANTLGLTNTLGQPISRTSSVSKQSSCESITDEFSRFMVNQMENEGREFDLLLDYYAGKNANSILTSAMQQVAKKNGHLNVRPSCPSKQSSTESITEEFYRYMLKEIEKENRENVSSARSAKDWSSNLLPPSQRSPFCFRQSSMPDSRSSASRLTVNVPIKANSLDGFSRNGHRDSLSVEPISTASSTGLCKSDSYLYQRCRTDQATDMLIHETWANSIKALMCKNKIIANDAEVSELDQHPHDSPQHVQQYANRLAANIVESGKTLIVHYQDSANRDHAADSSHVPIGMQKNCKPIGDRIDLDVKKPHSSPPGFFPTNHTSCSVCLREVPLIQIETEQREDFDEVSEPLAEVNVASGKPRGYLSKQKRAEADSGRHLDSSTNSSLTIRSDPEPQASKEAKAVEEFPVPPSSSDESTGSSWCQLANDEDNPEDTSSYLQLSERSMSNGNSSTTSSLGIMDLEIYQENMPSSHTINELVDENTFHNKMPEKVEECASGLSTGTANGQKDLLVINFDLEPECPDAELRTTLQWIAASELGIPMIYFKKSQENRIEKFLDVVQLVHEKSWKVGDIFHAVVQFCKLHEESRERTPSLFDWLLELG; the protein is encoded by the exons ATGAAACAG AGGTTGATTGGTATCTCTCCAAATCTCCCGAAGCTTATCAGCTCTATGAATGTACAGCCTCCCAAAGAGAATGAAATCATCCTGCTGAGTGGATTGACTTCAGGGAGCCTTCAGGCTGGTTTTGAAGTACCCCAG TGTTCTTGGCTGGCAGATGTCTGTCTGGTTCAGTGTGCAAGAGGAAACAGAAAGAACAGCACAAACTGCATCATCTTTGAAATAAACAAGTTTCTGATTGGGCTGGAGCTTGTGCAGGAGAAGCAGCTGCACATCGAGGCCAGCATCTTAAAGCCTGAGGATGACACTAACTGCTCTGTGTCCTCAATAGAAGAAGATTTTCTTACAGCTTCCGAACACTTTGAAGATGAGAGTGAGGCCGATGAATATAAAAACG GTCAGGAAAAACTGAATGTCGCCGAGTCCTCAGCAGAGTTCAAAAAGCACGGAGGGAAAGGACTCGAAAGCTTACAGTGCAAAAATCCCAGGTTGCCATTTGCTCTGGAAGCGAATTGTATTAACAAAGACAGCGCAGCTCCTGCTAGGATTTCAAGCTCGTCTGATGAGGACTTGAATGCTGAGGGCGAAGACAGCGTTTTGCGAACCGTGGACAAAGCCAATAAGCACTGGAAATCTGGTACAGCTGGGAAATCTAAGCCACCCTCTAATACTGATGATCTGGAAGACTCTTCCAGAGGTGATACAGACAATTCGGATGTGTTGGAAGACGTGTTGTTGGCCGCAGCAACCAAGGAGGAAAGTATTTCTCTGGATGATGCAGCAGAAGAACAAGACATTCGTTTAGACCCCTTGGATTGTAGAGATGAAAGAACAGATAATCCTCCCATGCAAAATGAACAGGCCACAGCAGGTCAGTTCGCTACAAATTTGGCAGAGTCGGTCCTGCAAGACGCGTTCATCAGGTTGTCTCAGTCTACTTTTACCAAAGAGGCTGCCATCAGCATCTCTGCTGGTAGCTCCTTAACTCCAGCTGCATATGCAGCACAGGATGCGATGGCTTCGCGGCCATGGAACGAACTCCCCAAAATTGTCATAGTTCAGAGTCCAGACGGCTCCGAAAACACATCTGAATGGCCTGGATCTAGCTTACCAAATTTGTGTCCTTGGTCTGACGCTGAGCGTCCCCGTGAAGCTGCAGACTGGTTGCAAGACAACAGTGGAGGCACTCAAAGTGCCTTGGAGGTGGCTTTGGCCTGTGCCGCTACAGTCCTTGGCACAATATCGAGCCCACATGCCGCAGAGAAGCTCAAAAGAGAACAGGAAGCCGCGGACTCTCAAACAATTTCTAATGAAGAGTTGGAGGGAAACTCTGCCCAAGGCGTCAGTAACAGCCCACCTGTGGATTACTCATTCCCATCTGCCCTGTGTGGCATGACTCAAGTAGCAAGTGCTGTTGCAGTTTGTGGTCTTGGTGACAAGAAAGATGATAAGTATCCTGCAGCCTCCGGTGGACTCTTGTCTGCTGCAGAGACGTCGGCAGCCATCACTCTTCACTGTAGCATAGCCGTAGGGAGCAGCATGGAGAATCTGAACAATAGCGTTGCACAAGCATTATTCAAGGAGGCATCCTTAGTGTTAGCCAAGCCAGAAACGTACAGAAACCTAGGCGACTTTATGGAATCTGTAAATGGGAAAATTGTCCAGGCTGTGACAAAGCCCTCAGTTCCCCCTTTGGAGGAAGTGATTGTTGATGAACTTGCTCAGAACTTGTCCAATGTTATTCTGAGACACTCGGTGGAAGAGGTCAGGAAGAAGCAGCTAAACACACGATCTGAAAGTAACGTAGACCTCAGTacccaagatgtttttattgcaaCTGCAAATAAGCTGCTTTTTGATGTGCTGTACTTCACTTGTAAGAAAATGAGCGATATCACACAGCTCACTGAGTCTTTAAGTACTTTTGCTGAAGATAATCTTAGCTGGCAGGTAATGGAGAGCCAACCAAGGGAGTCTACAAATGATCTATTACAACCATCTCCAGACAACTCTGATAATAAGCCTCCTAGTACTTTTTGTGGCAGTAGCCCTAACATTGGTGTTGTACCCACAACAAAAGACGTCAAAGAGGAAATTGTGCTGGAGACCCGGGAATCGGCCGCACCTCGTGCAGCTTCACCACCTAGGGTCAATGCCCATAGTTCTCCTTCTGGAAAAACGTCTCCCAAAAAAAGGTATTTGAAAAGAACTGCAAGAGAGTGCTACAAATCCATACATCCCAGTAGCAGCAATCATACAAAGAAAGAACTCCGGTCGTTTACCGGCAGAGAAGACACAACGCTAGCCAATGAATGCAGACATGGCATTCAGGAACGCCCATCTTCCAACTCTGCACCAAGTACAGAAAGTCATGAAAAGCATGTGTGTGGTGACACATGGCACAATGAAGCCCAACTCAGCCTCTCCTTATTGGGTAATCAGGGTTTGTTGCCTTCCCAACCTCTGCTACAGTTGAAGCATCCAGCAGATAAATACTGTGTAGCAGATTTTGCAGAGGAATTGGCAGAGACGGTGGTCTCTATGGCAACGGAAATTGCTGCCATTTGCCTTGACAATTCAAACGGCAAGCAACCTTGGTTCTGCGCGTGGAAAAGAGGCGGCGAGTATTTGATGCCCCAAGCTTTGTCATGCCGAACCATGAAAAGGAAGAAGGAGGCACAGTCCAGCGGATCGGTCGTGAGAAAGCATCGGCCGCCCAGGCTTAGTGAGATCAAGAGGAAAACGGATGAGCACCCTGAGCTAAAAGAAAGGCTTATGAACAGGGTGGTGGACGAATCCATTAACCTTGATGACACACTGGATCCATGCAATAGCTTTGCCAATGAAGTAGCTGCTAAAATTGTGAATTTGGCTGAGTTCTCTGTGGCTGATAATGCGTGGCAAAGCCCAAACCACCCTCGAAATAGACTGCACTGTGACAGGTGGAGCAGAGTCAACGCATCCAGCTGTGAAAGCATTCCCGAGGAGGACTCCGATTCCAAAGGCTCTGCAAATACTTTGGGTCTCACAAACACTTTAGGGCAGCCAATAAGCAGGACCAGCTCTGTCTCCAAACAGTCCAGCTGCGAGAGCATCACGGACGAGTTTTCAAGGTTTATGGTCAACCAGATGGAAAATGAAGGTCGAGAGTTTGATTTACTACTTGACTACTATGCTGGGAAGAATGCAAATAGCATCTTGActtctgcaatgcaacaagttgcCAAGAAAAATGGCCACCTCAATGTGAGGCCAAGTTGCCCATCCAAACAGTCCAGCACAGAAAGTATAACAGAAGAATTTTATAGATATATGCTGAAGGAAATTGAAAAGGAAAATAGAGAGAATGTGTCTTCTGCTAGGAGTGCCAAGGACTGGAGTAGCAATTTATTACCTCCTTCCCAACGCTCACCTTTTTGTTTCAGACAGTCCTCGATGCCCGATAGCAGAAGCTCAGCTTCTAGGCTAACAGTGAATGTGCCCATCAAAGCAAATTCGTTAGACGGCTTCTCTCGCAATGGCCACAGGGATTCTTTAAGTGTAGAGCCAATCAGCACAGCTTCCTCTACAGGGCTTTGCAAATCAGACTCTTACCTGTACCAAAGATGTAGGACTGATCAGGCAACCGACATGCTGATTCATGAGACATGGGCGAATTCCATCAAAGCTCTAATGTGCAAGAACAAAATAATAGCAAATGATGCAGAAGTTTCTGAGCTTGACCAGCATCCTCACGACTCCCCACAGCATGTTCAACAGTATGCAAACAGGCTGGCTGCTAATATTGTTGAAAGTGGGAAGACTTTAATTGTCCATTACCAAGATTCTGCAAACAGAGATCACGCAGCAGACAGCAGCCATGTCCCAATAGGGATGCAAAAAAACTGTAAACCAATAGGAGACAGAATAGATTTAGATGTGAAAAAACCACATTCTTCACCCCCTGGATTTTTTCCTACCAACCATACAAGCTGTTCTGTATGCCTAAGGGAAGTGCCTTTAATTCAGATAGAAACAGAGCAAAGAGAAGACTTTGACGAAGTCTCAGAACCATTGGCGGAAGTTAACGTGGCCTCTGGGAAACCAAGGGGGTATCTCAGCAAACAAAAACGTGCGGAAGCAGATTCAGGAAGGCACCTGGATTCCTCAACAAACAGCAG CTTGACTATACGCAGTGATCCTGAACCTCAAGCTTCCAAGGAGGCCAAAGCGGTGGAAGAGTTTCCAGTCCCTCCCAGCAGCAGTGACGAAAGCACAGGTAGCAGCTGGTGCCAGCTGGCAAATGACGAGGACAATCCTGAGGATACAAGCAGCTATTTGCAACTCAGCGAGAGATCTATGAG CAATGGCAACAGCAGTACCACTAGCAGTCTTGGCATTATGGACCTGGAAATTTATCAGGAAAACATGCCATCTTCTCATACAATTAA TGAATTAGTAGATGAAAACACATTCCACAACAAAATGCCAGAAAAGGTAGAAG AATGCGCTTCTGGCTTATCCACCGGAACAGCCAATGGGCAAAAGGATCTCTTGGTGATCAACTTTGACCTGGAACCAGAGTGCCCTGACGCAGAATTGCGTACCACCCTTCAGTGGATCGCTGCATCAGAGCTTGGGATCCCCATGATCTATTTTAAGAAATCTCAGGAAAATAGAATTGAAAAG ttTTTAGATGTTGTGCAGCTTGTCCACGAGAAGTCCTGGAAAGTGGGCGATATCTTTCATGCCGTGGTACAATTCTGCAAACTCCATGAAGAAAGCAGAGAGCGGACTCCGAGCCTGTTTGACTGGCTACTCGAGTTGGGATAA